A window of Kribbella sp. NBC_00382 genomic DNA:
GCTGAACCTGCACGGCAGTTCGTTCAACCTCCCGGTCGTAGGTGGCCGCGCGGCGTTCGTCGCTGCGACCTCCTAGTACTCAGGCGGTTCTCCGGGAACGGAGGATGCCCCAGGCAACAAGTGCGGCCGCGACGGCGGTGATGGCAAGCCCCGCAACCATCACCGCCCCGCGGAACTGGCTGGTCTGCTGGGCGCTCCAGTGCGAAGTGGCGATGCTGCCGGTGAATAGTGCGGCGAGGATGGTGCCGGTGATCGCGATACCGGCACCAGAGGTGACCTCACCGGCGGTGTCGACCAAGGCCGCGCCGATCGTGGTCCGGTTCTCCGGCAGGCCGCGGAGCACGTTGGTACCGGCGACCAGTCCGACCACTCGCATACCGGCGGCTACGAGCACGAGGGCCAGTGCGATCCACGGGTAGCCGTTCCTGCCCAGCAGTGCATAGACGACGAGTCCGGCGACGACTGCTCCGGCGCTGAGCCGGGCCGCCCAGTCGAGACCGACCAGCTTCACGAACGGGTTGACGAACGCGCTGCCGGCCAGCAACACGATGACCTGCGGCAACATACCGATCGCTGCGAGAGCGGGCGACCATCCCCAGTCGAGCTGCAGTTGCAGTGTCACCAGGTAGCTGAGGCCGGAGACCGCGAGCGCGGAGGCGGCCTTGAACGCCAGGCCGCTGGAGACGAGCGGGTGGGCGACGAGCTTCGGGTCGAGCAGCGGATAGCGCGCCGATCGCTCGCGGAGGTAGTACGCGATGGCGCTCATGGCAGCGGCCGCCGCGACGGCCCAGGGGAGCCACGAGTTGGCGCCCTCGTTGACGAACAGGGTCGGCGCG
This region includes:
- a CDS encoding MFS transporter → MSSQESTIVVREPRSLREAWVALAGLAAVFLFEMLDNSILNVALPTIGRELRASTTALQWATGAYAVVFGGLMLAAGAIADRLGRRRIMLIGLVLLGLASLATAFVSTAEQLIAVRVAMGIAAAMTTPGSMALAFRLFGDDGLRLRALNLISTVGMIGLAIGPTTGGFVLAIAPWQVLLLVNVPIAALAIIGVRTGIAADKPADLHRDPLDVTGALLGTAAIVLALIAPTLFVNEGANSWLPWAVAAAAAMSAIAYYLRERSARYPLLDPKLVAHPLVSSGLAFKAASALAVSGLSYLVTLQLQLDWGWSPALAAIGMLPQVIVLLAGSAFVNPFVKLVGLDWAARLSAGAVVAGLVVYALLGRNGYPWIALALVLVAAGMRVVGLVAGTNVLRGLPENRTTIGAALVDTAGEVTSGAGIAITGTILAALFTGSIATSHWSAQQTSQFRGAVMVAGLAITAVAAALVAWGILRSRRTA